The following coding sequences are from one Lolium rigidum isolate FL_2022 chromosome 6, APGP_CSIRO_Lrig_0.1, whole genome shotgun sequence window:
- the LOC124658888 gene encoding protein spotted leaf 11-like, which translates to MELKLHTARTLVGRLRGAAAVRDASATAAAVAELRRASKDDPEVRAPLADAGAVPYLASQLTSPSTSASAEDAAAALLNISISAREQLMSAPGILDALAAAMRAEEYAAAHHAAATVASLLCVDAYRPIIGAKRPLLAALVALLRGSGRGTRATKDALKALFGVALYPLNRAALVELGAVRALFALVMTDGRTGIVEDATAVVAQVAGCAESLAAFAGVSGVRILVDLVEPGGAATARARENAASALLNLVMAGGERAVAQVLAVGGAEEAVRELAEDGEASPRGKAKAGSLLRALEEGAAVVKRQREHRFADFLNGLVHSDPYFSSPSPASATTHDEGSRLTLG; encoded by the coding sequence ATGGAACTGAAGCTCCACACGGCACGCACCCTCGTCGGCCGCctgcgcggcgcggcggccgtgcgggacgcctccgccacggccgccgccgtcgccgagctcCGCCGCGCCTCCAAGGACGACCCGGAGGTCCGCGCGCCGCTGGCTGACGCGGGCGCCGTGCCCTACCTCGCGTCCCAGCTCACCTCCCCTTCCACGTCCGCCtccgccgaggacgccgccgcaGCGCTGCTCAACATCTCCATCTCGGCCCGGGAGCAGCTCATGTCCGCGCCCGGCATCCTCGACGCGCTCGCGGCCGCCATGCGGGCGGAGGAGTACGCCGCCGCgcaccacgccgccgccaccgtcgccagcCTCCTCTGCGTCGACGCCTACCGCCCCATCATCGGCGCGaaacggcccctcctcgcggccctCGTCGCCCTCCTCCGCGGCTCCGGGAGGGGCACGCGCGCCACCAAGGACGCCCTCAAGGCGCTCTTCGGCGTCGCGCTGTACCCGCTCAACCGGGCCGCCCTCGTCGAGCTCGGCGCCGTGCGGGCGCTCTTCGCGCTCGTCATGACGGACGGGCGGACCGGGATCGTGGAGGACGCCACGGCCGTCGTCGCGCAGGTGGCCGGGTGCGCCGAGAGCCTGGCCGCCTTCGCGGGGGTGTCCGGGGTGCGCATCCTCGTCGACCTCGTGGAGCCCGGCGGCGCCGCGACCGCGAGGGCCAGGGAGAACGCCGCGTCCGCGCTGCTCAACCTCGTCATGGCCGGCGGCGAGCGGGCGGTCGCGCAGGTGCTGGCGgtgggcggcgcggaggaggccgTCAGGGAGCTCGCGGAGGACGGCGAGGCCAGCCCCAGGGGGAAGGCCAAGGCAGGGTCCCTGCTGAGGGCGctggaggagggcgccgccgtcgTCAAGCGGCAGCGGGAGCACCGGTTCGCCGACTTCCTCAACGGGCTGGTGCACTCCGACCCCTActtctcgtcgccgtcgccggcgtcgGCCACCACGCACGACGAAGGCTCACGTCTCACGCTTGGTTGA